Proteins encoded together in one Capricornis sumatraensis isolate serow.1 chromosome 3, serow.2, whole genome shotgun sequence window:
- the LDLRAD2 gene encoding low-density lipoprotein receptor class A domain-containing protein 2 codes for MEVCPPQLPQRLLLLGAAMLTASALHTADLVDLCGRTWPADGLLLRSHSASRRFYFVAPDTDCGLWVRAAAPGDRIRLQFRFFLVYSLAPPSVPPALNASAPLPADPCAPGSYLQLYEGPPGTPRPLGAPLCGLTIPAPVTTSGDLLGLRLVTRGRQPRVDFVGEVTSFRLGSCGAYFPCRNGRCIPPSLVCDRWGMDNCGDGSDQASWPPANCRAPSPEPSQEGNTDDGASQTLTPSPALPSSGPLGTAAERSPPALWDPARQGIALEGPRLQGAALASSLSLASAGLLLGLLWCCCFSGQLARRARARGLCCTVCYTCPGQVAPGGLRLRLSTFEPITQPSETQSARLENGMIPASEGHDEGHRDS; via the exons ATGGAAGTCTGTCCTCCACAGCTGCCCCAGAGGCTGCTCCTGCTGGGGGCAGCCATGCTGACTGCATCGGCTCTGCACACCG CTGACCTGGTGGACCTGTGCGGCCGGACCTGGCCGGCGGACGGGCTGCTGCTGCGCTCGCACTCCGCGTCGCGCCGCTTTTACTTCGTGGCCCCGGACACGGACTGCGGGCTCTGGGTGCGGGCGGCCGCCCCCGGCGACAGGATCCGCCTCCAGTTCCGCTTCTTCCTGGTCTACAGCCTGGCCCCGCCGTCCGTGCCCCCCGCGCTCAACGCCTCCGCCCCGCTGCCGGCGGACCCCTGCGCCCCCGGGTCCTACCTGCAGCTGTACGAGGGGCCGCCGGGGACGCCCCGGCCCCTGGGAGCCCCGCTTTGCGGCCTGACCATCCCGGCCCCGGTGACGACCTCCGGGGACCTCCTGGGCCTGCGCCTGGTCACCAGAGGCCGCCAGCCCCGCGTGGACTTCGTGGGAGAAGTCACCTCGTTCCGGCTGG GATCCTGTGGTGCCTACTTCCCGTGTCGGAACGGCAGGTGCATCCCCCCGAGCCTGGTGTGCGATCGCTGGGGCATGGACAACTGTGGCGATGGCAGTGACCAGGCCTCCTGGCCACCAGCCAACTGCAGAG CTCCCTCTCCAGAGCCCAGCCAGGAGGGGAACACGGATGACGGTGCCTCCCAGACCCTGACTCCCTCCCCAGCTCTCCCGTCTTCAGGCCCCCTGGGgacggcagctgagaggagcccgCCTGCCCTCTGGGACCCTGCCCGACAGGGTATAGCTCTGGAAG GGCCCCGGCTGCAGGGGGCGGCGCTGGCCTCCTCGCTGTCCCTAGCCTCTGCTGgcctcctcctgggcctcctcTGGTGCTGCTGCTTCTCCGGCCAGCTGGCCCGCCGGGCCCGGGCCCGTGGCCTCTGCTGCACTGTCTGTTACACGTGTCCTGGCCAAGTGGCCCCTGGGGGGCTGCGGCTGA GGCTGTCTACCTTTGAGCCCATCACACAACCCTCCGAGACTCAGTCTGCCCGTCTGGAAAATGGGATGATTCCTGCCTCAGAGGGTCATGATGAAGGCCACCGGGACAGCTGA